One Triticum dicoccoides isolate Atlit2015 ecotype Zavitan chromosome 5B, WEW_v2.0, whole genome shotgun sequence genomic window carries:
- the LOC119307939 gene encoding uncharacterized protein LOC119307939 codes for MLGPSSAAGALLVRGRHPSSSAASALAPRGRRAPSPWPMGLQLHGRRGPSLLQLAPPPWMACTGCQNSLRWYPSSSTFNYRLPTTLQRESVFLLELVSVQEPASGSPSSLTPPEALTKLALKCMTNDHAAPNMSSVAAKVYKLFLEV; via the exons ATGCTCGGCCCCTCCTCCGCGGCCGGTGCTCTCCTAGTCCGTGGTCGACACCCATCCTCCTCCGCGGCCAGCGCCCTCGCTCCCCGCGGCCGGCGCGCTCCTTCCCCATGGCCGATGGGCCTCCAGCTCCATGGCCGGCGCGGTCCCTCCTTGCTGCAGCTTGCCCCTCCTCCATGGATGGCCTGCACCGGCTGCCAGAACTCGTTGAGGTGGTACCCTTCATCCTCGACCTTCAATTACAGGTTACCAACGACGCTACAAAGAGAAAG CGTATTCCTGCTGGAGCTGGTGTCCGTGCAAGAGCCTGCTTCAGGGAGTCCTTCCTCGTTGACACCGCCGGAGGCGCTCACGAAACTGGCGCTGAAGTGCATGACCAATGACCATGCGGCTCCTAACATGTCTTCAGTTGCCGCCAAGGTCTACAAGCTCTTCCTAGAGGTGTAG